A part of Streptomyces sp. DSM 40750 genomic DNA contains:
- a CDS encoding bifunctional aldolase/short-chain dehydrogenase, with amino-acid sequence MATHPEAAALLARSRRLGADPRNTNYAGGNTSAKGTDTDPVTGGDVELMWVKGSGGDLGTLTEAGLAVLRLDRMRALVEVYPGVEREDEMVAAFDYCLHGKGGAAPSIDTAMHGLVDAAHVDHLHPDSGIALACAADGEKLTAECFGDSVVWVPWRRPGFQLGLDIAAVKRENPQAIGCVLGGHGITAWGDTAEECEKNSLHIIRTAERFLVERGKAEPFGPVVEGYEAPAAAERRERAAALAPHIRAIASQDRAQVGHFTDSEVVLDFLASAEHPRLAALGTSCPDHFLRTKVRPLVLDLPPTADLDTAISRLKELHAEYREEYAAYYQRHAEPHSPAMRGADPAIVLIPGVGMFSFGKDKQTARVAGEFYVNAINVMRGAEAVSTYAPIEESEKFRIEYWALEEAKLQRMPKPKPLATRVALVTGAGSGIGKAIAHRLVSEGACVVVADLNAENAAAVAEELGGADKAVAVTVDVTDEEQIGEAFKAAALAFGGVDLVVNNAGISISKPLLETSAKDWDLQHDIMARGSFLVSREAARVMIAQGLGGDIVYIASKNAVFAGPNNIAYSATKADQAHQVRLLAAELGEHGIRVNGVNPDGVVRGSGIFAAGWGAQRAATYGIEEEKLGEFYAQRTILKREVLPEHVANAVFALTGGELTHTTGLHVPVDAGVAAAFLR; translated from the coding sequence ATGGCAACCCATCCCGAAGCCGCCGCCCTCCTCGCCCGTTCTCGTCGGCTCGGAGCCGATCCCCGTAACACCAACTACGCCGGCGGGAACACGTCCGCGAAGGGGACCGACACCGACCCCGTCACCGGTGGTGACGTGGAGCTGATGTGGGTGAAGGGGTCCGGAGGGGACCTCGGCACGCTCACCGAAGCCGGGCTGGCCGTGTTGCGGCTGGACCGGATGCGGGCGCTCGTCGAGGTGTACCCGGGTGTGGAGCGCGAGGACGAGATGGTGGCCGCGTTCGACTACTGCCTGCACGGGAAGGGTGGGGCGGCGCCGTCCATCGACACCGCCATGCACGGGCTCGTGGACGCGGCCCATGTGGACCACCTGCATCCCGACTCCGGGATCGCGCTCGCTTGTGCCGCCGACGGGGAGAAGCTGACCGCCGAGTGTTTCGGGGACAGTGTGGTGTGGGTGCCGTGGCGGCGGCCGGGCTTCCAGCTGGGGCTGGACATCGCGGCCGTGAAGCGGGAGAACCCGCAGGCCATCGGGTGTGTGCTGGGCGGGCATGGGATCACCGCCTGGGGTGACACCGCCGAGGAGTGCGAGAAGAACTCGCTGCACATCATCCGGACGGCCGAGCGGTTCCTCGTCGAGCGGGGGAAGGCGGAGCCGTTCGGGCCCGTCGTCGAGGGGTACGAGGCGCCGGCCGCCGCGGAGCGTCGGGAGCGGGCCGCCGCGCTGGCGCCGCACATCCGGGCCATCGCCTCGCAGGACAGGGCTCAGGTCGGGCACTTCACCGACTCGGAGGTCGTTCTCGACTTCCTGGCGAGTGCGGAGCACCCCCGGCTCGCCGCCCTGGGTACCTCGTGCCCCGACCACTTCCTTCGTACGAAGGTCCGGCCGCTCGTGCTGGATCTTCCGCCGACCGCCGATCTCGACACGGCGATCTCACGGCTGAAGGAGCTGCACGCCGAGTACCGGGAGGAGTACGCCGCCTACTACCAGCGGCACGCCGAGCCCCACTCCCCCGCGATGCGCGGTGCCGACCCGGCGATCGTGCTGATCCCGGGTGTGGGCATGTTCAGCTTCGGCAAGGACAAGCAGACCGCGCGGGTGGCCGGCGAGTTCTACGTCAACGCGATCAATGTGATGCGGGGCGCCGAGGCGGTGTCGACGTACGCGCCGATCGAGGAGTCGGAGAAGTTCCGCATCGAGTACTGGGCGCTGGAGGAGGCCAAGCTTCAGCGGATGCCCAAGCCGAAGCCGCTCGCCACGCGGGTCGCGCTCGTCACGGGTGCGGGCAGTGGGATCGGGAAGGCCATCGCCCACCGGCTCGTCTCCGAGGGTGCCTGTGTCGTCGTCGCCGATCTGAACGCCGAGAACGCCGCTGCCGTCGCCGAGGAGCTCGGCGGGGCCGACAAGGCCGTCGCCGTGACCGTCGACGTGACGGACGAGGAGCAGATCGGCGAGGCCTTCAAGGCCGCCGCGCTGGCCTTCGGCGGTGTCGATCTCGTCGTCAACAACGCCGGTATCTCGATCTCCAAGCCGCTGCTTGAGACGTCGGCGAAGGACTGGGATCTCCAGCACGACATCATGGCGCGCGGTTCGTTCCTCGTGTCGCGGGAAGCGGCGCGGGTGATGATCGCGCAGGGGCTGGGCGGTGACATCGTCTACATCGCCTCGAAGAACGCCGTCTTCGCCGGGCCCAACAACATCGCCTACTCCGCCACCAAGGCGGACCAAGCGCACCAGGTGCGGCTGCTGGCCGCCGAACTGGGTGAGCACGGCATCCGTGTCAACGGGGTCAACCCGGACGGTGTGGTGCGTGGCTCCGGGATCTTCGCGGCGGGCTGGGGTGCCCAGCGCGCGGCGACCTACGGAATCGAGGAGGAGAAGCTGGGCGAGTTCTACGCGCAGCGGACCATCCTCAAGCGCGAGGTGCTGCCGGAGCACGTGGCGAACGCGGTGTTCGCGCTGACGGGCGGGGAGCTGACGCACACCACCGGTCTGCATGTCCCGGTCGACGCCGGCGTGGCCGCCGCCTTCCTCCGATGA
- the rhaI gene encoding L-rhamnose isomerase: MTELAAVKAALKTQAVETPSWAYGNSGTRFKVFAQPGVPRNPWEKLDDAGKVHEFTGVAPTVALHIPWDKVEDYAALSKHAEQRGVKLGAINSNTFQDDDYKLGSVCHPDAAIRRKAVDHLLECVDIMDATGSRDLKLWFADGTNYPGQDDIRERQDRLAEGLAEVYERLGDEQRMLLEYKFFEPAFYSTDVPDWGTAYAHCLKLGPKAQVVVDTGHHAPGTNIEFIVATLLREDKLGAFDFNSRFYADDDLMVGAADPFQLFRIMYEVVRGGGFTPEVAFMLDQCHNIEAKIPAIIRSVMNVQEATAKALLVDREALRSAQQAGDVLEANAVVMDAYNTDVRPLLREVREEMGLDPDPMGAYRRSGWASKIVEERVGGEQAGWGA, encoded by the coding sequence GTGACCGAGCTCGCCGCGGTGAAGGCCGCCCTCAAAACACAGGCCGTCGAGACGCCGTCGTGGGCGTACGGAAACTCCGGAACGCGCTTCAAGGTGTTCGCCCAACCGGGTGTTCCGCGCAATCCCTGGGAGAAGCTGGACGACGCCGGCAAGGTCCACGAGTTCACCGGCGTGGCCCCGACCGTGGCCCTGCACATCCCCTGGGACAAGGTCGAGGACTACGCGGCGCTCTCGAAGCACGCGGAGCAGCGTGGCGTGAAGCTGGGCGCCATCAACTCCAACACCTTCCAGGACGACGACTACAAGCTGGGGAGCGTCTGCCACCCGGACGCGGCGATCCGCCGCAAGGCCGTCGATCATCTGCTGGAGTGCGTCGACATCATGGACGCGACCGGCTCCCGGGACCTGAAACTGTGGTTCGCGGACGGTACGAACTATCCCGGCCAGGACGACATCCGTGAGCGGCAGGACCGGCTGGCCGAGGGGCTCGCCGAGGTCTACGAGCGGCTCGGGGACGAGCAGCGGATGCTGCTGGAGTACAAGTTCTTCGAGCCGGCGTTCTACTCGACCGATGTGCCGGACTGGGGCACCGCCTACGCCCACTGCCTGAAGCTCGGGCCGAAGGCGCAGGTCGTGGTCGACACCGGGCATCACGCGCCGGGGACCAACATCGAGTTCATCGTGGCGACGCTGCTGCGGGAGGACAAGCTCGGGGCGTTCGACTTCAACTCCCGGTTCTACGCGGACGACGACCTGATGGTCGGGGCCGCCGACCCGTTCCAGCTGTTCCGGATCATGTACGAGGTCGTGCGTGGGGGCGGGTTCACTCCTGAGGTCGCGTTCATGCTCGATCAGTGCCACAACATCGAGGCGAAGATTCCGGCGATCATCCGGTCGGTGATGAACGTGCAGGAAGCCACGGCGAAGGCGCTGCTGGTGGACCGGGAGGCGTTGCGCTCCGCTCAGCAGGCCGGGGACGTGCTGGAGGCCAACGCCGTGGTGATGGACGCGTACAACACGGATGTGCGGCCGTTGCTTCGTGAGGTGCGGGAGGAGATGGGGTTGGACCCCGACCCCATGGGGGCGTACCGGCGGTCGGGGTGGGCCTCGAAGATCGTGGAGGAGCGGGTGGGAGGAGAGCAAGCCGGTTGGGGAGCGTGA